In a single window of the Nicotiana tomentosiformis chromosome 8, ASM39032v3, whole genome shotgun sequence genome:
- the LOC138897302 gene encoding uncharacterized protein, which yields MKKVKIITEWLNIAQSHQKSYSDVRRRDLEFKEGDWVVGELSLIVLVETIEINEELTYEEFPFAILDRQVRKLRNKEIASAKVLWRNQQVEEATWEAEDKMNKKYPHLFE from the exons atgaagaaggttaagatcattacagaATGGTTGAATATTGCTCAGAgccatcagaagtcctattcggatgtgcgtcgccgcgatttggagttcaaagagggtgattgg GTGGTTGGAGAACTATCGCTCATCGttctggttgagactattgagattAATGAGGAATTAACTTATGAGGAGTTTCCatttgccattcttgataggcaagtccgtaagctgagaaataaagaaattgcctccgcaAAAGTACTATGGcggaaccagcaggttgaagaggccacctgggaggccgaggataAAATGAataagaagtaccctcatttgtttgaataa